A single window of Sphingobacteriales bacterium DNA harbors:
- the hisB gene encoding bifunctional histidinol-phosphatase/imidazoleglycerol-phosphate dehydratase HisB — protein sequence MKQKVLFIDRDGTIIVEPKDDFQVDSYEKLSFLPDAISALKKIAQESDYKLVMVTNQDGLGTKAFPEKTFWPVHNLMLDILKNENIIFKDIFIDKTFAKDNAPTRKPNTGLLTNYLDTTKYDLEKSFVIGDRLTDIQLAKNLGSKGILIGRSADKTDDNKLNQSELKKSIALKTDNWNEIASFLTNKNRTANIIRNTNETKISIAINLDGKGKADIKTGLHFFDHMLEQLAKHSGCDMQIKVKGDLHIDEHHTIEDTAIALGEAFHQALGNKKGISRYGFLLPMDDVLAQVAIDFSGRSWLVWKVKFNREKVGDMPTEMFYHFWKSFSDAAKCNLNIKAEGENEHHKIEAIFKAVAKSIKMAVKVEGTDLPSTKGML from the coding sequence ATGAAACAAAAAGTATTATTTATAGATAGAGATGGCACAATCATAGTAGAACCAAAAGATGATTTTCAAGTTGATAGTTATGAGAAATTATCATTCTTGCCTGATGCTATTTCTGCGTTAAAGAAAATTGCACAAGAGTCAGACTATAAGCTTGTAATGGTTACCAATCAAGATGGGTTAGGCACAAAAGCATTTCCAGAAAAAACCTTTTGGCCAGTACATAACCTAATGTTAGATATTTTAAAAAATGAAAATATTATTTTTAAAGATATATTTATTGATAAAACATTTGCAAAAGATAACGCACCTACACGCAAACCAAACACAGGATTGTTAACCAACTATTTGGATACCACAAAATATGATTTAGAAAAATCTTTTGTAATTGGCGATAGACTAACAGACATTCAATTAGCAAAAAACTTAGGTTCAAAAGGAATTTTAATAGGTAGAAGTGCAGACAAAACAGACGATAACAAGCTCAACCAAAGTGAACTAAAAAAATCTATTGCACTAAAAACCGACAATTGGAATGAGATAGCAAGTTTCCTTACCAACAAAAATAGAACAGCTAATATCATTAGAAATACCAACGAAACCAAAATTAGTATTGCAATTAATTTAGATGGAAAGGGAAAGGCAGACATTAAAACAGGCCTGCATTTCTTCGATCATATGTTAGAACAATTAGCCAAGCACTCAGGTTGTGATATGCAAATAAAAGTAAAAGGAGATTTACATATTGATGAGCACCATACCATCGAAGATACAGCAATTGCATTAGGCGAAGCATTTCATCAAGCCTTAGGCAACAAAAAAGGTATCAGTAGATATGGTTTTTTACTTCCAATGGATGATGTATTGGCACAAGTAGCTATAGATTTTTCTGGTAGAAGTTGGTTGGTATGGAAAGTGAAATTTAATAGAGAAAAAGTTGGAGACATGCCAACAGAAATGTTTTATCATTTTTGGAAAAGCTTTTCAGATGCAGCCAAATGTAATTTGAATATAAAAGCTGAAGGCGAAAACGAACATCATAAAATAGAAGCAATTTTTAAAGCAGTTGCCAAAAGTATAAAAATGGCTGTAAAAGTTGAAGGCACAGATTTGCCAAGCACCAAAGGAATGCTGTAA
- the hisC gene encoding histidinol-phosphate transaminase: MKNINIDNLVCAHIKNMHAYSSARLEYDGKQAIFLDANENSLGSVTNTLHNRYPDPLQYDIKVALAHIEHLNTDQIFLGNGSDECIDVLVRCFCNSSKDEILICPPVFPMYEHAANVHHVKINEINLLPEIFQLDIDKIITEVEQNKQLKIIFICTPNNPTGNSINKNDIQLLLQKFDGLIVIDEAYQDFSDKESCLSMLNEYQNLVVIKTFSKAWGMADARLGMLYAHQDIISFMNVIKMPYNVNQHSQNLAIEALHNVDKKKEYVNILNNNRTYLLTEMSKINWIQKIFSTDANFILFRVEDANKAYKYLLDNGIVVRNRDKAPLLKGCLRVSIGTQAENEKFIEALKKYV, translated from the coding sequence ATGAAAAATATTAATATTGATAATTTAGTTTGCGCACATATAAAAAATATGCATGCGTATTCTTCGGCACGTTTAGAGTACGATGGCAAGCAAGCTATATTTTTAGATGCCAACGAAAACAGTTTGGGTTCAGTAACCAACACATTACACAATAGATATCCAGATCCATTGCAGTATGATATAAAAGTAGCATTAGCACACATAGAACATCTAAACACAGATCAAATATTTTTAGGTAACGGAAGTGATGAATGTATTGATGTTTTGGTTCGTTGTTTTTGCAATAGTAGCAAGGATGAAATCTTAATTTGTCCACCAGTTTTTCCAATGTATGAGCATGCAGCAAATGTACATCATGTAAAGATTAATGAAATAAATCTATTGCCAGAAATTTTCCAATTAGATATAGACAAAATCATTACAGAAGTTGAACAAAATAAACAGCTTAAAATTATTTTTATTTGTACACCAAACAATCCAACAGGCAACAGTATTAATAAAAATGATATACAATTATTATTGCAAAAATTCGATGGACTAATTGTAATTGATGAAGCATATCAAGATTTTTCTGACAAAGAAAGTTGCTTGTCTATGCTGAATGAATATCAAAATTTAGTTGTGATAAAAACTTTCTCAAAAGCTTGGGGAATGGCAGATGCACGTTTGGGTATGTTATACGCACATCAAGATATAATTTCATTTATGAATGTGATTAAGATGCCATACAATGTTAATCAACACTCACAGAATTTAGCAATAGAAGCATTACATAATGTAGATAAAAAAAAGGAGTATGTAAATATTTTAAATAATAATAGAACATATTTATTAACTGAAATGAGTAAAATTAATTGGATACAAAAAATATTTTCAACAGATGCAAATTTTATTTTATTTAGAGTTGAAGATGCAAACAAAGCATACAAATATTTATTAGATAATGGAATTGTTGTAAGAAATAGAGACAAAGCACCACTACTAAAAGGTTGCCTTCGTGTGAGTATAGGTACGCAAGCTGAAAACGAAAAATTTATTGAAGCTTTAAAGAAATATGTTTAA
- the hisD gene encoding histidinol dehydrogenase, protein MQVIKYPEQGLEWASILERPSQSLAEIVPTVQPIINDVYNGGDEALRHYSLKFDKIDIQDFEVSVEEIQSAIALVDEELKQAIDIAYENIYKFHQLQVNEPQVIETTSGVNCWRKNLPIENVGIYIPGGSAPLFSTVLMLAIPAKIVGCKNIILCSPPNQKREIHPAILYAANKCGVTQIFRVGGAQAIAALAFGTESIPSVNKIFGPGNQYVTAAKQLVNNYGVAIDMPAGPSEVLVIGDANANAAFIAADLLAQAEHGADSQVIFLTDNEQKLEEVEQEVLKQIEDLSRKEIILKSLEHSRLILLNDIDECIKFSNQYAPEHLILQTDNADELLDKITNAGSVFIGAYTPESAGDYASGTNHTLPTNGYATAYSGVSVDSFVKKVTFQKITKEGLQNLGKTIEIMAEYEQLTAHKNAVSIRLK, encoded by the coding sequence ATGCAAGTTATAAAATATCCAGAGCAAGGTTTAGAATGGGCAAGTATCTTAGAAAGACCATCACAAAGTTTAGCAGAAATAGTACCAACAGTTCAACCAATTATTAATGATGTCTACAATGGTGGCGATGAAGCATTAAGACACTACTCATTAAAATTTGATAAAATAGACATTCAAGATTTTGAAGTATCAGTTGAAGAAATACAAAGTGCAATAGCATTAGTTGATGAAGAACTCAAACAAGCAATTGATATAGCTTATGAAAATATCTATAAATTTCATCAGCTACAAGTAAATGAACCACAAGTAATAGAAACAACAAGTGGTGTGAATTGTTGGAGAAAAAATTTACCAATAGAAAATGTAGGCATATACATTCCTGGTGGTAGCGCACCATTATTTTCTACGGTATTAATGCTTGCAATTCCAGCAAAAATTGTAGGATGTAAAAATATAATATTGTGTTCTCCACCAAATCAAAAAAGAGAAATTCATCCAGCAATTTTATATGCAGCAAATAAATGTGGTGTTACACAAATATTCAGAGTAGGTGGTGCACAAGCAATAGCAGCATTAGCATTTGGCACAGAAAGCATTCCAAGTGTAAATAAAATATTCGGACCAGGAAATCAATATGTAACTGCAGCAAAACAACTAGTAAATAATTATGGCGTTGCTATAGACATGCCAGCAGGACCAAGTGAAGTATTAGTTATTGGAGATGCAAATGCAAACGCAGCATTTATAGCAGCAGATTTATTAGCACAAGCAGAGCATGGTGCAGATAGCCAAGTAATATTTCTTACAGATAATGAACAAAAGTTAGAAGAAGTAGAACAAGAAGTACTTAAACAAATTGAAGATTTATCACGTAAAGAAATTATTTTAAAATCATTAGAACATAGTCGATTAATATTATTAAATGATATTGATGAATGTATCAAGTTTTCAAACCAATATGCACCAGAACATTTAATATTGCAAACAGATAATGCAGATGAATTATTAGATAAAATTACCAATGCAGGCTCAGTATTTATTGGCGCATACACACCAGAAAGCGCAGGAGATTATGCAAGTGGTACCAACCATACTTTGCCTACCAATGGTTATGCTACAGCATACAGTGGCGTAAGTGTAGACAGTTTTGTAAAAAAAGTTACGTTTCAAAAAATTACAAAAGAAGGCTTACAAAACTTAGGCAAAACTATTGAGATAATGGCAGAATACGAACAACTTACAGCACACAAAAATGCAGTAAGTATAAGATTAAAATAA
- a CDS encoding ATP phosphoribosyltransferase, whose protein sequence is MMSILKLAIQKKGRLSEKSIELINECAISFPNSTGKLVATCYDFPLEILFLRDDDIPDYVQDGVADIGIVGENVLVESDKNVDEILKMGFGRCRLSLAVPRSFAYTSIQDLQGKSIATSYPKILQQYLDKNNIQAEIHIISGSVEIAPSIGLADAICDIVSTGSTLLSNGLKEVEQIFQSEAIMIGNKQLSDEKKIILDDLLFRLNAVKKAKKNKYILLNIPNDNIDKVVKILTGIKSPTILPLAQEGWSSLHSVIPEKDFWKIIQKLKDAGAEGILVMPIEQIID, encoded by the coding sequence ATTATGTCAATTCTAAAACTTGCAATACAAAAAAAAGGAAGATTAAGCGAAAAATCTATCGAACTGATAAATGAATGCGCCATATCTTTTCCTAATAGCACAGGAAAGTTAGTAGCAACATGCTACGATTTTCCACTCGAAATTTTATTTCTAAGAGATGATGATATTCCAGATTACGTTCAAGATGGCGTTGCAGATATTGGCATCGTGGGCGAAAATGTTTTAGTAGAATCTGATAAAAACGTAGACGAAATCTTGAAAATGGGATTTGGAAGATGCAGACTATCATTGGCAGTACCAAGAAGTTTCGCTTATACATCAATCCAAGATTTGCAAGGAAAATCAATAGCTACTTCTTATCCAAAAATCTTACAACAATACTTAGACAAAAACAATATACAAGCAGAAATACATATAATTTCTGGTTCTGTAGAAATTGCACCAAGCATAGGTTTGGCAGACGCCATTTGTGATATCGTTTCTACTGGATCTACTTTGCTCAGCAATGGACTAAAAGAAGTAGAACAAATATTTCAATCAGAAGCAATAATGATTGGAAACAAGCAATTGTCTGATGAGAAAAAAATTATCTTAGACGATTTATTGTTTAGGCTAAATGCTGTTAAAAAAGCAAAGAAAAATAAATATATATTATTAAATATTCCAAATGATAATATTGATAAAGTAGTAAAAATTCTTACAGGAATCAAAAGTCCAACAATATTGCCACTAGCACAAGAAGGTTGGAGTTCATTACATTCAGTAATACCAGAAAAAGACTTTTGGAAAATTATTCAAAAGCTAAAAGATGCAGGAGCAGAAGGTATTCTTGTTATGCCTATCGAGCAAATAATTGACTAA
- a CDS encoding VTT domain-containing protein: MEIIHFLLELLTNTKEIIQNLTLQYPNWIYGILFLIIFVETGLVIMPFLPGDSLLFVAGMLCAIGSGALNIWILIPLLIFAAVIGDNVNYYVGKYLSQKVLALKINNKNLVKQEWIDEVHAYFEKYGSKTIIIARFMPIIRTVTPFVAGIGNMNNKIFFTYNVIGAILWVSSVTIVGYFLGNVPWVEENLEKIILGIVFVSILPMIIKIIQTYLKKR, translated from the coding sequence ATGGAAATAATACATTTTCTACTAGAATTACTAACAAACACAAAAGAGATAATTCAAAATCTAACTTTACAATATCCAAATTGGATTTATGGAATACTATTTTTAATCATATTTGTAGAAACAGGATTGGTTATTATGCCATTTTTACCAGGAGATTCTTTGCTATTTGTTGCTGGTATGTTGTGTGCAATCGGCTCTGGAGCACTCAATATTTGGATTCTAATACCACTCTTAATTTTCGCAGCAGTTATTGGCGATAATGTAAATTATTATGTAGGAAAATATCTAAGCCAGAAAGTATTAGCATTAAAAATAAACAATAAAAACCTTGTAAAACAAGAATGGATAGATGAAGTACATGCATACTTTGAAAAGTATGGTAGCAAAACAATCATCATTGCTAGGTTTATGCCAATAATAAGAACAGTAACGCCATTTGTTGCTGGCATTGGCAATATGAATAATAAAATATTTTTCACATACAATGTAATTGGTGCCATTCTTTGGGTATCAAGTGTTACAATAGTTGGTTATTTCTTAGGAAATGTACCATGGGTAGAAGAAAATTTAGAAAAAATTATTTTAGGAATTGTATTTGTTTCTATACTTCCAATGATAATTAAAATCATACAAACTTATCTTAAAAAAAGATAA
- a CDS encoding SDR family oxidoreductase: MYKDKIVDIDISNYRILVTGGAGFIGSNIVEYLLTHNAHVTVIDNLATGNLNNIKPFLQHKNFNFIEGDIRNFEDCKNACKNIDVVCHQAAIGSVPRSILDPITTNNVNIGGFVNMLFAAKEAGIKRFVYASSSSVYGDEKTLPKVESRIGKPLSPYAVTKYTNEVYADVFSKTYQMEIIGLRYFNIFGPKQDPDGEYAAVMPLFIKALLKDESPFINGDGEQTRDFTYVHNAVQANVLAMFTQNQEAFNQAYNIAVGGRYSINSMYYAIQKYLNKSILPNYRAARQGDIRDSQADISKAQQLLGYNPKYTFEQGLPATIEYFKSIFN; the protein is encoded by the coding sequence ATGTACAAAGACAAGATAGTTGATATAGATATAAGTAATTATAGAATATTAGTAACAGGCGGCGCAGGATTTATAGGCTCAAATATAGTTGAGTATTTGCTAACACACAATGCACATGTAACAGTTATAGACAACTTAGCCACAGGCAACCTCAATAACATTAAACCTTTTTTACAGCACAAGAATTTTAATTTTATTGAAGGAGATATACGAAATTTTGAAGATTGTAAAAATGCATGCAAAAATATTGATGTTGTTTGTCATCAAGCAGCAATTGGTTCTGTACCACGCTCTATTTTAGATCCAATAACAACGAATAATGTAAATATTGGTGGATTTGTAAATATGTTATTCGCAGCAAAAGAAGCAGGCATAAAAAGATTTGTCTACGCATCATCATCATCAGTGTATGGAGATGAAAAAACCTTACCAAAAGTTGAAAGCAGAATAGGAAAACCATTATCACCTTATGCTGTAACAAAATATACAAATGAAGTATATGCTGATGTATTTTCTAAGACATACCAAATGGAAATAATTGGATTGAGATATTTTAATATTTTTGGACCAAAACAAGATCCAGATGGCGAATATGCTGCAGTTATGCCATTATTTATAAAAGCATTACTCAAAGATGAATCACCATTTATAAATGGCGATGGCGAGCAAACACGTGATTTTACATATGTACATAATGCTGTTCAGGCTAACGTGCTAGCAATGTTCACACAAAATCAAGAAGCATTCAATCAGGCATATAACATTGCAGTTGGCGGAAGATATTCTATCAATAGTATGTACTATGCAATTCAAAAATATCTAAACAAATCAATTCTGCCAAACTATAGAGCAGCAAGACAAGGCGATATCAGAGATTCTCAAGCAGATATTTCAAAAGCACAACAATTATTAGGATACAATCCAAAATATACTTTTGAGCAAGGATTGCCAGCTACTATAGAATATTTTAAATCTATTTTTAATTAA
- a CDS encoding DUF4403 family protein codes for MNIFERVVGGSVFGDVWHQFQQYLFNEKRWLELLSFKPIEIYTTKTDIEVDGAKIDLNIKAYIENIVQKRISNVRSYLMLGFLDWKINRQAYKFDVIIKAKAEYDSVANFFNHHFANQKYEIEENKYEILLKEFKIKSNGIKAQIDVPFVIHTHKWYLKKTYDGVATFNCSLVFNDPVFTIRTRNLSYTISTNSFLLRWIDSIYHTQIIDFLNSFLTYNFREELYLIKLQAQNQLNDFQVEKKWIQGNITDVQLERITIDKDALRGVFLANGRLEVNN; via the coding sequence GTGAATATTTTTGAAAGAGTTGTAGGAGGTTCAGTTTTTGGTGATGTATGGCATCAGTTTCAACAATATTTATTTAATGAAAAAAGATGGCTGGAACTTCTATCTTTCAAGCCAATAGAAATATATACTACAAAAACAGATATAGAAGTTGATGGAGCCAAAATCGACCTAAATATTAAAGCATACATAGAAAATATTGTACAAAAAAGAATCTCAAATGTAAGAAGTTATCTAATGTTAGGATTCCTAGATTGGAAGATAAATAGGCAAGCCTACAAGTTTGATGTGATTATAAAAGCGAAAGCAGAATACGATAGTGTAGCTAATTTCTTCAATCATCATTTTGCAAATCAAAAATATGAAATAGAAGAAAATAAATACGAGATATTACTAAAAGAATTTAAGATAAAAAGTAATGGAATTAAAGCACAAATAGATGTGCCATTTGTAATACACACACATAAATGGTATCTAAAAAAAACTTATGATGGTGTAGCAACATTCAATTGTTCATTAGTATTCAATGATCCAGTATTTACAATCAGAACTAGAAATTTATCATATACAATAAGTACAAATAGTTTTTTGCTTCGTTGGATAGATTCTATATACCATACCCAGATAATAGATTTTTTAAATTCTTTTCTTACCTATAATTTTAGAGAAGAATTATACTTAATTAAACTACAAGCGCAAAATCAGTTAAATGATTTTCAAGTAGAAAAGAAGTGGATACAAGGTAATATTACAGACGTACAATTGGAAAGAATAACAATTGATAAAGATGCACTTAGAGGCGTATTTTTAGCCAATGGAAGATTAGAAGTTAATAATTAA
- a CDS encoding OmpA family protein, producing the protein MVHKRESERDLNKLLGFLQENPEAIVEIGSHTDARAPYDYNIKLSQRRAQSVVDWLIARGISRSRLKPKGYGETKPVNGCTDGVICTEYEHQRNRRTEFKVIGGKINLQSLERFDMQVDPCKQCPF; encoded by the coding sequence ATGGTACATAAGAGAGAGAGTGAGCGAGACTTGAATAAGTTATTAGGTTTTTTACAAGAGAATCCAGAAGCGATAGTAGAGATAGGCTCACACACAGATGCGAGAGCGCCGTATGATTACAATATCAAGTTATCACAACGCAGAGCACAGAGTGTAGTAGATTGGTTGATAGCGAGAGGCATCAGTAGAAGTAGATTAAAACCGAAAGGATATGGCGAGACAAAGCCAGTGAATGGCTGTACAGATGGAGTGATATGTACAGAGTATGAACACCAAAGAAACAGAAGAACAGAGTTTAAGGTAATAGGTGGCAAGATCAATTTACAGTCATTAGAGCGATTTGATATGCAAGTGGATCCATGTAAACAATGTCCATTCTAA
- a CDS encoding PD40 domain-containing protein, whose product MNTIKQLKRQILLVLLLVVIGVSSIDAQVIEGGTSGAGTTVGGIGKAQKLYNDLAYYEAIPLYESYLKKHDSTRAMCELGDCYRLTSNFERAEYWYGKAVEKGDVDSEYKLYYAKMLQANEKYEEAAKWYATYKQSVPEDKRAGNQLKASADYGQYLLTRDRYQIKNLSFNTSGYDFAPMWFEKGLVYSSSRDSSKAIGREHTWTGTQFFDMYYVEGEKTTFGKPKQMKADASTKYHEAAATFTPDNKKVYFTRNNYYHGKAKTSDDKIIKLKIFESDVEGTTWKNDKPFPYNNDEYSVGHPALTPDGNTMYFISDMPGGYGGTDVYITKKEGESWSTPKNLGEQINTEGMEMFPYVDEDGVLYFASDGHGGLGGLDIFRVKPDAKTNQYGKIRNIGAPINSSHDDFSLVYGQDKSVGYFTSNRPEGNGLDDIYSFEDDGIYLEGIVVDAKTGEPICNSKVIMKAKLTQSEEGRMETECDGEFEFGVVRNMDYCFVASAEGYSTNDKVCATTKGVKAGETVYVKIPLDKGQQYAMSVQVLGKSLKSLQNKSIDSKSPTSPKSIDSKNIENKDIENKSIDSKSPTSPKSIDSKSPEDLKPLAGAKILLSSKCEGWTKALVADENGKICEIVRCDCDYIIVANAQGYLPGYTEVIKDDGDCKIDRKCGVNPREEEVILDPIPGMPDGYVYDPETGKWVDPKTGDQMDAPSIELRDIYYDFDKWYIRERVSET is encoded by the coding sequence ATGAATACAATCAAACAGCTTAAACGTCAGATATTGCTAGTGCTATTACTAGTGGTTATAGGAGTTTCTAGTATAGACGCACAGGTTATCGAAGGAGGCACATCAGGAGCAGGTACCACAGTAGGAGGTATAGGCAAAGCCCAGAAGTTGTATAATGATTTAGCTTACTATGAAGCGATACCATTATATGAGAGTTATCTAAAGAAGCACGATAGCACAAGAGCGATGTGTGAGCTAGGCGATTGCTACCGATTAACCTCAAACTTTGAGCGTGCAGAATATTGGTATGGCAAGGCAGTAGAGAAAGGCGATGTAGATTCGGAGTATAAGTTATACTATGCAAAGATGTTGCAGGCGAATGAGAAATACGAAGAAGCGGCAAAATGGTATGCTACCTATAAACAGAGTGTTCCAGAAGACAAGAGAGCAGGCAATCAGTTAAAAGCGAGTGCAGATTATGGACAGTACTTATTAACGAGAGATAGATATCAGATAAAGAATTTAAGTTTTAATACTTCGGGTTATGATTTTGCACCCATGTGGTTTGAGAAAGGACTAGTCTATTCTAGTTCTCGAGACAGTTCAAAGGCAATAGGAAGAGAACACACATGGACAGGCACACAGTTTTTTGATATGTATTATGTAGAAGGCGAGAAGACGACCTTTGGCAAGCCAAAACAGATGAAAGCAGATGCATCGACAAAATACCACGAAGCAGCAGCTACCTTTACCCCAGACAATAAGAAAGTATATTTTACGAGAAACAATTATTATCATGGTAAGGCAAAGACGAGTGATGATAAGATAATCAAATTGAAGATATTTGAGTCAGATGTAGAAGGCACCACATGGAAGAACGACAAGCCGTTTCCATACAATAATGATGAATATAGTGTAGGGCATCCAGCACTTACACCAGATGGCAATACAATGTATTTTATCAGTGATATGCCAGGCGGTTATGGAGGCACAGATGTTTACATAACGAAGAAAGAAGGTGAAAGCTGGAGTACGCCAAAGAACTTAGGAGAGCAGATCAATACAGAAGGTATGGAGATGTTTCCATATGTAGATGAAGATGGTGTATTATATTTTGCCAGTGATGGACATGGCGGTTTAGGTGGCTTAGATATTTTTAGAGTAAAGCCAGATGCTAAGACCAATCAATATGGTAAAATTAGAAATATAGGCGCACCAATAAACAGTAGTCATGATGATTTTAGCTTAGTATATGGACAAGATAAATCAGTAGGTTATTTTACATCCAACAGACCAGAAGGCAATGGCTTAGATGATATCTATAGTTTTGAGGATGATGGCATTTACTTAGAAGGAATCGTAGTGGATGCAAAGACAGGCGAGCCGATATGCAACAGTAAAGTGATAATGAAGGCAAAACTGACACAGAGTGAAGAAGGAAGAATGGAAACGGAGTGTGATGGAGAGTTTGAGTTTGGCGTAGTAAGAAACATGGATTATTGTTTTGTTGCGAGTGCAGAAGGTTATAGCACCAATGACAAAGTATGTGCTACGACAAAAGGCGTAAAAGCAGGCGAGACAGTATATGTAAAAATACCATTAGACAAAGGACAGCAGTATGCTATGAGTGTACAGGTCTTAGGCAAGAGCTTAAAATCATTACAAAATAAGAGTATAGATAGCAAGAGTCCAACATCACCGAAGAGTATAGACAGCAAGAATATAGAAAACAAAGATATAGAGAATAAGAGCATAGATAGCAAAAGTCCAACATCACCAAAGAGTATAGACAGCAAAAGTCCAGAAGACTTAAAGCCACTAGCAGGAGCAAAGATACTATTGTCTAGCAAGTGTGAAGGCTGGACCAAAGCATTGGTAGCAGATGAGAATGGTAAGATATGCGAGATAGTAAGATGTGATTGTGATTATATCATAGTTGCCAATGCACAAGGTTACTTGCCAGGCTATACAGAAGTTATCAAAGATGATGGCGATTGTAAGATAGACAGGAAATGTGGAGTTAATCCTAGAGAAGAAGAAGTAATCTTAGATCCAATACCAGGCATGCCAGACGGCTATGTCTATGACCCAGAGACAGGCAAGTGGGTAGATCCAAAGACAGGCGATCAGATGGATGCGCCAAGTATAGAATTGAGAGACATTTACTATGACTTTGATAAATGGTACATAAGAGAGAGAGTGAGCGAGACTTGA
- a CDS encoding type IX secretion system membrane protein PorP/SprF, which produces MNAGYTGSREVLSIRALYRNQWAGIKGAPQTATFAIHSPLKKEASAIGFYLVNDRLGVTNQTWFDASYAYRVNLGKGVKLSLGINAGILWYKSNLTDLNIENQQDVVFQQNVSRILPDVGAGLYLYHKYWYFGASVPNFIKGDLHNKDVIAAYANDNTGSFLSAHRTPHFITMAGGVIPAGKVLKIRPQMMYRYIASAEQKIPHTLDFNLSLLIYDRVNIGGSYRTSFHNKKTGLTNSDSFDALLEVWPTKQLLIGFAYDYTLTKLGDYNKGSYEVILGYDFNFEKKRVITPRYF; this is translated from the coding sequence ATGAATGCTGGTTACACAGGCTCACGCGAGGTATTAAGTATCCGCGCCTTGTATCGCAATCAGTGGGCAGGCATCAAGGGTGCACCACAGACAGCAACGTTTGCCATTCATAGTCCATTGAAGAAGGAAGCCTCAGCGATAGGTTTCTATTTAGTCAATGACAGACTAGGCGTTACGAACCAGACATGGTTTGATGCTAGCTATGCCTATAGAGTAAACTTAGGCAAAGGCGTTAAGTTGAGTTTAGGAATAAATGCAGGTATATTGTGGTACAAGAGTAATCTAACAGACTTAAACATAGAAAATCAACAGGATGTAGTATTTCAGCAGAATGTAAGCAGAATACTACCAGATGTAGGGGCAGGTTTATATTTATACCATAAATATTGGTATTTTGGAGCAAGTGTGCCAAACTTTATCAAAGGCGATTTACACAATAAAGATGTTATAGCAGCCTATGCCAATGATAATACAGGAAGTTTTTTAAGCGCACACCGTACGCCACATTTTATCACGATGGCAGGTGGTGTAATACCAGCAGGCAAGGTTTTAAAAATACGACCACAGATGATGTATAGATATATCGCCAGTGCAGAGCAGAAGATACCACACACCTTAGATTTTAACTTGAGTTTATTGATTTATGATAGAGTGAATATAGGCGGAAGCTATAGAACATCGTTCCATAACAAGAAGACAGGCTTAACCAATAGTGATAGTTTTGATGCTTTATTAGAAGTATGGCCAACGAAGCAGTTGTTAATAGGTTTTGCGTATGACTATACACTAACGAAATTAGGAGATTACAACAAAGGAAGCTATGAGGTTATCTTAGGCTATGATTTTAATTTTGAGAAGAAACGAGTAATAACGCCGAGATATTTTTAA